One stretch of Limnothrix sp. FACHB-406 DNA includes these proteins:
- a CDS encoding response regulator — protein MTKILTIEDEPDVREIILDILEAEGYEVAGAADGNAGVRLAEAFQPDLILCDVMMPELDGYGVLAALRQSPITATTPFVFLTARTTKGDVRQGMHLGADDYLTKPFTRDELLGAVAARLQRQSATQKQSQEQLDALRYSIAFSLPHELRTPLNGIVATSQFMLEELEDLDPEETREMLTDIHNSGQRLFRLIQNFLLYADLELAARDPQRLHELRQLQVESPAAMIETTARRQAQDWAGRSADLSVQAVDAIVGISESALQKMVIELVDNACKFSQPGQPIAVFAEIQGDRYQLVVKDSGRGMTSDQIKSVGAYQQFDRKLHEQQGSGLGLTLAQRLCTLYGGTLTITSEPEGGTTVLVELGVQERSTS, from the coding sequence CGAAGACGAACCGGATGTTCGGGAAATTATTCTCGATATTTTGGAAGCCGAGGGGTATGAAGTGGCGGGAGCCGCTGATGGCAATGCGGGCGTTCGTTTGGCCGAAGCCTTCCAACCCGATTTAATTCTGTGCGATGTGATGATGCCGGAGTTGGATGGTTACGGGGTGCTGGCGGCCCTGCGCCAATCGCCCATTACCGCCACAACTCCCTTTGTGTTCCTGACGGCCCGCACCACCAAGGGCGATGTGCGCCAAGGAATGCATTTGGGAGCCGATGATTATTTAACGAAGCCGTTTACGCGGGATGAGCTGCTGGGGGCGGTGGCTGCTCGGTTGCAACGGCAATCGGCCACCCAAAAGCAATCCCAAGAACAGCTCGATGCGTTGCGCTATAGCATTGCATTCTCGCTGCCCCATGAGTTGCGAACGCCGCTGAATGGGATTGTGGCCACGTCGCAGTTCATGCTTGAAGAGTTGGAGGATTTGGATCCCGAAGAAACCCGCGAGATGCTGACGGATATTCACAATTCGGGTCAGCGCTTGTTTCGGTTAATTCAAAACTTTTTGCTCTACGCGGATTTGGAGTTGGCGGCTCGGGATCCCCAGCGGTTGCACGAGCTGCGACAACTGCAAGTGGAGAGTCCGGCGGCAATGATTGAAACAACGGCACGCCGGCAGGCGCAGGACTGGGCGGGGCGATCGGCTGATTTGTCGGTGCAGGCGGTGGATGCGATCGTGGGCATTTCAGAATCGGCGCTGCAAAAGATGGTGATTGAGCTGGTGGATAATGCCTGCAAGTTTTCGCAGCCGGGCCAGCCGATCGCGGTGTTTGCGGAAATTCAGGGCGATCGCTACCAGTTGGTGGTGAAAGATAGCGGCCGGGGCATGACTTCGGATCAGATCAAATCGGTGGGGGCCTATCAACAGTTCGATCGCAAGTTGCATGAACAACAGGGGTCGGGTTTGGGGTTAACCCTGGCCCAGCGGCTTTGCACCCTCTACGGGGGAACCCTGACCATCACCAGCGAACCGGAAGGGGGCACGACGGTGCTGGTTGAGTTGGGTGTGCAGGAGCGATCGACATCCTAA